A single window of Streptomyces griseoviridis DNA harbors:
- a CDS encoding Lrp/AsnC family transcriptional regulator gives MLNDSDATEVLSGLDQRIVAALQISPRAGVAEVGRILGEHERSVSRHLQRLLDTGAVRCTAEYDRLRCGLGPTVRLRLKAPTSCLKSIVQELANRPDVLNVAAVGGAVGHLWCELLLESHRLLYSLTTDGIPGLPEIDVRSSHVTLRPFLTEAEWHAPVLTEEEEKRLRASLVKPLPDSAHRYELTPTDLRVADALMKNGRISLTDLGSGLGVSTATAGRRVTALLERRVLHLRTVVDPALLGRPVQARVRLKVHPAGLEEVGSALAASPAVRSCVAVTGRHNLLADVCVEHETSLYSFVVDTLGALPHILAYDTDIIRRLPPDGPAPRTAPR, from the coding sequence ATGCTGAACGATTCAGACGCAACCGAGGTACTCAGTGGTCTTGACCAGCGGATCGTGGCCGCGCTCCAGATCAGCCCGCGTGCCGGGGTCGCGGAGGTGGGCCGCATCCTCGGCGAGCACGAACGATCCGTGTCCAGGCACCTGCAGAGGCTCCTGGACACCGGAGCCGTGCGCTGTACGGCCGAGTACGACCGGCTGCGCTGCGGACTCGGCCCCACGGTCAGGCTGCGGCTGAAGGCCCCGACGAGCTGCCTGAAAAGCATCGTTCAGGAATTGGCAAACCGCCCCGATGTCCTTAACGTCGCGGCGGTAGGGGGAGCGGTCGGCCACCTCTGGTGCGAGCTGCTGCTCGAATCCCACCGCCTGCTGTACTCCCTGACGACCGACGGCATCCCCGGCCTCCCCGAGATCGACGTGCGCAGCTCGCACGTCACCCTGCGCCCGTTCCTGACCGAGGCCGAGTGGCACGCCCCCGTCCTGACCGAGGAAGAGGAGAAGCGCTTGCGGGCGAGCCTGGTCAAGCCGCTGCCCGATTCCGCCCACCGCTACGAACTCACCCCCACCGACCTGCGCGTCGCCGACGCCCTGATGAAGAACGGACGCATCAGCCTCACCGACCTCGGGAGCGGCCTCGGTGTCTCCACGGCCACCGCGGGACGCCGGGTCACCGCGCTGCTCGAACGCCGGGTGCTGCATCTGCGCACGGTGGTCGATCCGGCCCTGCTCGGCCGGCCGGTCCAGGCGCGGGTGCGGCTGAAGGTCCACCCGGCCGGCCTCGAAGAGGTCGGCTCGGCGCTGGCCGCGTCCCCCGCCGTGCGGTCCTGCGTCGCCGTGACCGGACGTCACAACCTGCTGGCGGACGTGTGCGTCGAGCACGAGACGAGCCTGTACAGCTTCGTGGTGGACACGCTCGGGGCGCTTCCGCACATCCTCGCCTACGACACCGACATCATCCGGCGGCTGCCTCCGGACGGTCCCGCCCCGCGGACCGCGCCCCGGTGA
- a CDS encoding flavin reductase family protein, with the protein MGQFCSGVTVVTAMGPTGPVGFTCQAFSSLSLRPPRITLGVSRTSTSWPSIRDSVSFCVNVLAHSQHPLSERFARSGGDKFREVAWDPSPDGAPRLAGATAWIDCRLHAEHDGGDHLVVIGDVRRVEAPAEPREPLLYYRGRYTRVADLS; encoded by the coding sequence ATGGGACAGTTCTGTTCCGGCGTCACGGTCGTCACCGCCATGGGCCCCACCGGGCCCGTCGGATTCACCTGTCAGGCGTTCTCGTCACTCTCCCTGCGACCGCCCCGGATCACCCTGGGGGTCAGCCGCACCTCGACGAGCTGGCCGTCGATCAGGGACAGCGTCTCCTTCTGCGTCAACGTGCTGGCGCACTCCCAACACCCGCTCAGCGAGCGGTTCGCGCGGTCCGGCGGGGACAAGTTCCGCGAGGTCGCGTGGGACCCGTCCCCGGACGGCGCCCCGCGGCTGGCCGGCGCGACCGCGTGGATCGACTGCCGGCTGCACGCCGAGCACGACGGCGGCGACCACCTGGTGGTCATCGGCGACGTGCGCCGGGTCGAGGCGCCCGCCGAGCCGCGCGAGCCCCTGCTCTACTACCGCGGCCGGTACACGCGGGTCGCCGACCTCTCCTGA
- a CDS encoding nucleoside 2-deoxyribosyltransferase, translating to MDTTSAGLLSGLDVFVGGPIQHAILADGFAGDLQDAITTAITTAKENGANIFSAHVVEKFGADTASFTPEQVSVRDFRWMKKCDVFVPVLPVLDDGILRRTDGTHVELGWATALGRPIVIITKQPFVESASHLLKGLHRVGAVQTIDFDAFTEKPSLLIDAVLSATERQREAISASLVA from the coding sequence ATGGACACCACCTCTGCCGGACTTCTCTCCGGGCTCGACGTCTTCGTCGGCGGGCCGATCCAGCACGCCATCCTGGCCGACGGCTTCGCCGGTGACTTACAGGACGCGATCACCACGGCCATCACCACGGCCAAGGAGAACGGCGCGAACATCTTCTCCGCGCACGTCGTCGAGAAGTTCGGCGCCGACACCGCCTCCTTCACCCCGGAGCAGGTCTCCGTACGCGACTTCCGCTGGATGAAGAAGTGCGACGTCTTCGTGCCCGTCCTGCCGGTCCTCGACGACGGCATCCTGCGGCGCACGGACGGCACCCATGTCGAACTCGGCTGGGCCACCGCCCTCGGACGTCCCATCGTCATCATCACCAAGCAGCCCTTCGTGGAGTCCGCGAGCCACCTGCTCAAGGGCCTGCACCGGGTGGGGGCCGTCCAGACCATCGACTTCGACGCCTTCACCGAGAAGCCGAGCCTGCTCATCGACGCCGTGCTGAGCGCCACCGAGCGGCAGCGCGAGGCGATCAGCGCGAGCCTCGTCGCCTAG
- a CDS encoding dihydroorotate dehydrogenase, whose product MNDISILGLPLANPVVIGSGLLTDQERNIRKLIEKGAGAVVTKTIHPRPPKGLDERILRLPVGMLNSTTYSKRSVDHWLGVLRSFAEDGLPIIASLHADTPAELAALAKDVEATGCRALELGISCLNEEDGLEDDNPDRVYAYTSQTRGRTALPISVKLAVGEGLQDRVRAAIAGGADAITLSDTIPGAAVAPDTGELELNGVYGYSGPGLKPLVLAAIWQLRKRGIELPILGGGGVTSGRDVADYLSVGATVAQVYTALHTDMYETLERIVAETRDLVGPFAAQESRGAIA is encoded by the coding sequence GTGAACGACATATCGATACTCGGCCTGCCGCTGGCCAACCCCGTGGTCATCGGATCCGGGCTGCTGACGGACCAGGAACGCAACATCCGCAAGCTCATCGAGAAGGGCGCGGGCGCGGTCGTCACCAAGACCATTCACCCCCGGCCGCCGAAGGGCCTCGACGAGCGCATCCTGCGGCTGCCCGTCGGCATGCTGAACAGCACCACCTACTCCAAGCGCTCGGTCGACCACTGGCTGGGGGTGCTGCGGTCGTTCGCCGAGGACGGGCTGCCGATCATCGCCTCCCTGCACGCCGACACCCCGGCCGAACTGGCCGCGCTCGCCAAGGACGTCGAGGCGACCGGCTGCCGCGCCCTCGAACTCGGCATCTCGTGCCTCAACGAGGAGGACGGCCTGGAGGACGACAACCCCGACCGGGTCTACGCCTACACCTCCCAGACCCGCGGCCGGACGGCGCTGCCGATCTCCGTCAAGCTGGCCGTCGGCGAAGGGCTCCAGGACCGGGTGCGGGCCGCCATCGCGGGCGGGGCCGACGCCATCACCCTCAGCGACACCATCCCCGGCGCCGCGGTCGCCCCCGACACCGGGGAGCTGGAGCTGAACGGCGTCTACGGCTACTCGGGACCCGGCCTCAAGCCGCTGGTCCTGGCCGCGATCTGGCAGCTGCGCAAGCGCGGCATCGAACTGCCCATCCTGGGCGGCGGCGGAGTGACCTCGGGCCGGGACGTCGCCGACTACCTCAGCGTGGGTGCCACCGTGGCGCAGGTCTACACGGCGCTGCACACCGACATGTACGAGACGCTGGAACGCATCGTGGCCGAGACCCGCGACCTCGTCGGTCCCTTCGCCGCCCAGGAGTCGAGGGGAGCGATCGCATGA
- a CDS encoding creatininase family protein, with the protein MTNAQPRPPLLTDLTSSQVADAVRGRTVVWPIGAIEQHGPHLPLSVDLILAEGFATEIARELDAYTLPAQAVGARSLPQSGGGLYFPGTVYVAGDTLVRFLRETLTALAALPMARLVVVNGHYENEPFLFEALDQVREQGLFDGTEVFAFSWWSLARDTWTDAEIPAFPGWHAEHAGVTETSLMLHLRPDLVTDERPDHDNPPRAGVYLHPVDVEQTTHRGVLSSTSGSSAHLGEKLLRHVVDEATALVRDGSGLLFAQSSPDRRPGRRPDPRTADRSEGTTQ; encoded by the coding sequence ATGACGAACGCTCAGCCGCGGCCGCCCCTGCTCACCGATCTGACCAGCTCCCAGGTCGCCGACGCGGTCCGCGGACGCACCGTCGTCTGGCCGATCGGCGCGATCGAGCAGCACGGCCCGCATCTGCCGCTCTCCGTCGACCTGATCTTGGCGGAAGGTTTCGCCACCGAGATCGCCAGGGAACTCGACGCGTACACCCTGCCCGCGCAGGCCGTCGGCGCCCGGTCCCTGCCGCAGAGCGGCGGCGGCCTGTACTTCCCCGGCACGGTCTATGTCGCGGGCGACACGCTCGTCCGGTTCCTGCGCGAGACGCTCACGGCGCTGGCCGCGCTCCCGATGGCCCGCCTCGTCGTCGTCAACGGCCACTACGAGAACGAACCGTTCCTCTTCGAGGCGCTCGACCAGGTGCGCGAGCAGGGGCTGTTCGACGGCACCGAGGTCTTCGCGTTCAGCTGGTGGAGCCTGGCCAGGGACACCTGGACCGACGCGGAGATCCCCGCGTTCCCCGGCTGGCACGCCGAGCACGCCGGAGTCACCGAGACCAGCCTCATGCTGCACCTGCGCCCCGACCTGGTCACCGACGAGCGCCCCGACCACGACAACCCGCCCAGGGCCGGCGTGTACCTGCACCCGGTGGACGTCGAACAGACCACCCACCGCGGGGTGCTGTCCTCGACCTCCGGATCGAGCGCGCACCTCGGCGAGAAGCTGCTGCGGCACGTCGTCGACGAGGCGACGGCCCTGGTGCGCGACGGCAGCGGGCTGCTGTTCGCCCAGAGCAGCCCCGACCGCCGCCCAGGCCGCCGTCCCGACCCGCGCACCGCCGACCGCTCCGAAGGGACCACGCAGTGA
- a CDS encoding NtaA/DmoA family FMN-dependent monooxygenase (This protein belongs to a clade of FMN-dependent monooxygenases, within a broader family of flavin-dependent oxidoreductases, the luciferase-like monooxygenase (LMM) family, some of whose members use coenzyme F420 rather than FMN.) encodes MTRKFHLACIFNFTPDEWQGPFGNGGSPWDGRFHTEVAQALERACFDYLIIEDKLMVPESYGGSSERALRQGMVVPKHDPVPLAAAMGVATSHIGIVATLSTLAYPPFMTARLASTMDSMLGGRFGWNIVTSAENLAARNFGLEELPTRDARYAMADEYVDVVRQLFASWDADAVVLDREKGIYADHTKVRPIDFKGEYFSVRGPLNTVPSPQHRPAFVQAGASPRGRVFAARNADSVIAIANGVSGMKQFRDDVRKHAEAAGRDPDDVKVLFCVTPTLGDTEQDARDKYQRMISSPQFIHDILAETSALTEIDFAQFDLDKPLPHRLETNGEQGSLDQLQQWGSGKTLRELVMDAAGGLVSSVELIGTPDQVAERMGEVMEEVGGDGFMVTTPVLRLDRRWVGEITDGLVPALQRRGLTRTEYTPGQTLRQNLTEF; translated from the coding sequence GTGACCCGTAAGTTCCACCTCGCCTGTATTTTCAACTTCACCCCGGACGAGTGGCAGGGACCCTTCGGCAACGGGGGTTCACCCTGGGACGGCCGGTTCCACACGGAGGTCGCGCAGGCGCTCGAACGGGCCTGCTTCGACTATCTGATCATCGAGGACAAGCTCATGGTCCCGGAGAGCTACGGCGGCTCCTCCGAGCGGGCACTGCGCCAGGGCATGGTCGTCCCCAAGCACGACCCGGTGCCGCTGGCCGCCGCGATGGGCGTCGCCACCTCGCACATCGGGATCGTCGCCACCCTGTCGACGCTCGCGTACCCGCCGTTCATGACGGCGCGGCTCGCCTCGACGATGGACAGCATGCTCGGCGGGCGCTTCGGCTGGAACATCGTCACCAGCGCCGAGAACCTGGCCGCGCGCAACTTCGGCCTGGAGGAGCTGCCGACCCGCGACGCCCGCTACGCCATGGCCGACGAGTACGTCGACGTCGTCCGGCAGCTGTTCGCCTCCTGGGACGCGGACGCCGTCGTCCTCGACCGCGAGAAGGGCATCTACGCCGACCACACCAAGGTCCGCCCGATCGACTTCAAGGGCGAGTACTTCAGCGTCCGCGGCCCGCTGAACACCGTGCCCTCCCCGCAGCACCGGCCCGCGTTCGTGCAGGCCGGCGCCTCGCCCAGGGGCCGGGTCTTCGCCGCCCGCAACGCCGACTCGGTGATCGCCATCGCCAACGGCGTCAGCGGGATGAAGCAGTTCCGCGACGACGTGCGCAAGCACGCCGAGGCGGCCGGCCGGGACCCCGACGACGTCAAGGTGCTGTTCTGCGTGACGCCCACGCTCGGCGACACCGAGCAGGACGCCCGGGACAAGTACCAGCGGATGATCTCCTCACCGCAGTTCATCCACGACATCCTCGCCGAGACGTCCGCGCTCACCGAGATCGACTTCGCGCAGTTCGACCTCGACAAGCCGCTCCCGCACCGGCTGGAGACCAACGGCGAACAGGGCTCGCTCGACCAGCTCCAGCAGTGGGGCAGCGGCAAGACCCTGCGCGAACTGGTCATGGACGCGGCCGGCGGCCTGGTCTCCTCCGTCGAACTGATCGGCACGCCCGACCAGGTGGCCGAGCGGATGGGCGAGGTGATGGAGGAGGTCGGTGGCGACGGGTTCATGGTGACCACCCCGGTGCTGCGGCTCGACCGGCGCTGGGTCGGCGAGATCACCGACGGCCTGGTGCCCGCGCTGCAACGGCGCGGCCTCACCCGTACGGAGTACACGCCGGGGCAGACGCTGCGGCAGAACCTCACCGAGTTCTGA
- a CDS encoding malonic semialdehyde reductase, producing MTHTTTRRLVLDETAQDLLFRQAHTVDRFTDEPVPDDMVRAVHDLVRNGPTAFNQQPLRLVLLRSPQSRGRLARHLSRGNRDKTVRAPLTALLAVDNHFHRRLPEQFPQFPGAIDLFTGEQGVRERSAMFNGALQAAYFIIGIRAAGLAAGPMSGFDEDGVNGEFFPDGDLSTLLLVNIGRPAPDGARPRGPRLGYDEIRTTL from the coding sequence ATGACGCACACCACGACGCGACGGCTGGTCCTGGACGAAACGGCCCAGGACCTGCTGTTCCGGCAGGCGCACACCGTGGACCGGTTCACCGACGAGCCGGTCCCCGACGACATGGTCAGGGCCGTGCACGACCTCGTCAGGAACGGCCCGACCGCCTTCAACCAGCAGCCGCTCAGGCTGGTCCTGCTCCGCTCTCCGCAGAGCCGGGGCCGGCTGGCCCGGCATCTGTCACGGGGCAACCGGGACAAGACCGTACGGGCGCCGCTGACCGCGCTCCTGGCGGTCGACAACCATTTCCACCGGAGGCTGCCCGAACAGTTCCCGCAATTCCCCGGGGCGATCGACCTGTTCACCGGCGAACAGGGTGTGCGGGAGCGTTCCGCGATGTTCAACGGCGCCTTGCAGGCGGCCTATTTCATCATCGGGATACGGGCCGCGGGACTCGCCGCGGGACCGATGAGCGGATTCGACGAGGACGGCGTCAACGGTGAATTCTTCCCGGACGGCGACCTGTCCACGCTGCTCCTCGTGAACATCGGCAGACCCGCGCCCGACGGCGCCCGCCCCCGCGGCCCACGGCTCGGGTACGACGAGATCCGCACGACGCTCTGA
- a CDS encoding winged helix-turn-helix transcriptional regulator: MRSSVEEAPEYCAIEFAMEVLGGRWKLAILKQLASGTHRFGELRRALPTITQRMLTRQLRELEADGLVTRTVYREVPPKVEYALTDIGHSLDAITEQLDKWGRWYQETVRAEAPAGPRPAA; encoded by the coding sequence GTGCGTTCCAGCGTCGAAGAGGCCCCGGAGTACTGCGCGATCGAGTTCGCCATGGAGGTTCTCGGCGGCCGTTGGAAATTGGCCATACTGAAGCAGCTGGCTTCCGGAACGCATCGCTTCGGTGAGCTGAGGCGCGCGTTGCCGACCATCACGCAGCGCATGCTGACCCGTCAGCTGCGGGAGCTTGAGGCGGACGGCCTGGTGACGCGGACGGTGTACCGGGAGGTGCCGCCGAAGGTCGAGTACGCGCTGACCGACATCGGGCACAGCCTGGACGCCATCACCGAGCAGTTGGACAAGTGGGGCCGCTGGTACCAGGAGACGGTGCGCGCGGAGGCCCCGGCAGGACCCCGCCCGGCCGCGTGA
- a CDS encoding MFS transporter, translating to MLNKDASAPARAEAESERLAGSSRQRWLVLAVVSGSLLLCGIDLTVLHVAVPSMSLDLQPSAAQLLWIVDVYSLALAALLVTCGTLGDRIGRRKMVLSGFFAFGLASAACAFSTSTVQLIAARAALGVAAAMIMASTVAIIRVVFTDDRERAFAIGVWTSAHSVGATIGPLLGGLVAEQWGWNAVFLVNIPVIVVILAVGLRVIPESKNPVPRRWDLASVVLSVTGLAGVVYALKQAGEHAGVNTVIVVTAVVGAALLYTFVRRQRRLAEPLLDFSLFAERRFSTATLCVIGCFGSYVALLFFLTQWLQQVGGYSPLRAGLALMPLAAANAVGAITAPWAANRWGNRWALTGSLSLFAIAFAAIAAVGDTAHYGLLLLPLLAAGYGAGIVMTLGADSIMSAAQPERSGEAAAIQETSFELGAGLGVAVLGTVLAVFYRTSLPSVPGLAPDQRAVAGESFSSAEEVMSHLPAPAAHAVLDAARQAYDHGFTAVAVIASIGLAGTAVMAAVLLRPRTTGEPT from the coding sequence ATGTTGAACAAGGATGCCTCCGCACCGGCGCGGGCGGAAGCGGAATCAGAACGGCTCGCGGGCTCCTCGCGGCAACGGTGGCTGGTCCTGGCCGTGGTGTCGGGCAGCCTGCTGCTGTGCGGGATCGACCTCACCGTGCTGCACGTCGCCGTACCGAGCATGAGCCTCGACCTCCAGCCCAGCGCCGCGCAGTTGCTGTGGATCGTCGACGTGTACTCGCTGGCGCTCGCCGCCCTGCTGGTCACCTGCGGCACCCTCGGCGACCGCATCGGCCGCCGCAAGATGGTGCTGAGCGGCTTCTTCGCCTTCGGTCTCGCCTCCGCCGCCTGCGCCTTCTCGACGTCGACCGTGCAGCTCATCGCCGCCCGCGCGGCCCTCGGCGTCGCCGCCGCCATGATCATGGCCTCCACGGTGGCGATCATCCGGGTGGTCTTCACGGACGACCGTGAACGCGCCTTCGCCATCGGGGTGTGGACCTCCGCGCACAGCGTGGGCGCGACGATCGGACCGCTGCTCGGCGGACTCGTCGCCGAACAGTGGGGCTGGAACGCCGTCTTCCTCGTCAACATCCCGGTCATCGTCGTCATCCTCGCCGTCGGACTCCGCGTCATCCCGGAGTCGAAGAACCCCGTGCCGCGCCGCTGGGACCTGGCCAGCGTGGTGCTCTCGGTGACCGGCCTCGCGGGCGTCGTCTACGCCCTCAAGCAGGCGGGCGAGCACGCGGGCGTCAACACCGTGATCGTGGTGACGGCCGTCGTGGGCGCCGCCCTCCTGTACACCTTCGTGCGCCGCCAACGGCGCCTGGCCGAACCGCTGCTGGACTTCTCGCTGTTCGCCGAACGCCGCTTCAGCACCGCCACCCTCTGCGTCATCGGCTGCTTCGGCAGCTATGTCGCCCTGCTGTTCTTCCTCACCCAGTGGCTGCAACAGGTCGGCGGATACTCGCCGTTGCGCGCCGGGCTCGCGCTCATGCCGCTGGCCGCCGCCAACGCCGTCGGCGCGATCACCGCACCCTGGGCGGCGAACCGCTGGGGCAACCGCTGGGCCCTCACCGGCTCGCTCTCCCTGTTCGCCATCGCCTTCGCGGCCATCGCCGCCGTCGGCGACACCGCCCACTACGGCCTGCTCCTGCTGCCGCTGCTCGCCGCAGGGTACGGCGCGGGCATCGTCATGACGCTGGGCGCCGACTCCATCATGAGCGCCGCGCAGCCCGAGCGGTCCGGGGAGGCGGCGGCCATCCAGGAGACGTCCTTCGAACTCGGCGCGGGCCTCGGAGTCGCCGTCCTCGGCACCGTCCTCGCGGTCTTCTACCGCACGAGCCTCCCCTCGGTACCCGGTCTCGCGCCGGACCAACGGGCCGTCGCGGGCGAGTCGTTCTCCAGCGCCGAGGAAGTGATGAGCCACCTGCCCGCTCCGGCCGCCCACGCCGTGCTGGACGCGGCCCGCCAGGCGTACGACCACGGCTTCACCGCCGTCGCCGTGATCGCCTCGATCGGACTGGCCGGGACGGCGGTGATGGCGGCGGTGCTGCTGCGGCCCCGGACGACGGGCGAACCGACCTGA
- a CDS encoding DEAD/DEAH box helicase, with protein MGEGVGEAVVGRRARELCARGVRLRDTARALLDDHDRALDAVRSALAPLRDELVAAELESIPVARLKDVTEGRLRLAALEAAGLTTVRAVHRAERFALRQIPGVGAQTADQALAAAGQIARAVEETVSVRVDVDHPEPRTTALVVALHRLVEAGPELRRAVDTARRVEHALGELLPTVRPATGRLRLALAGPRRRAAALEAGGALRALIADADTRGVGLLLAQATTDLLRDPVSEIEAWVDFELRSAEYYSQLVETGAPPGEEQAADGFLPSDVVERVRAQPLDDTHRRVSLRGYQSFGARFALAQRRVVLGDEMGLGKTVQAIAALAHLAAQGHSHFLVVCPAGVLINWTREIRSRSTLRALPVHGPERQDAHAEWRERGGVALTTFDVLHTLPAPEEGAAPAMLVVDEAHYVKNPETRRARSVAEWAAACEHVLFLTGTPMENRVGEFRSLVRMVRPELAPEIRDSDGAAGPQVFRRTVAPAYLRRNQRDVLTELPALLQVDEWAELSPADLDAYRAAVAAGNFMAMRRAAYADPAHSAKLGRLRELVEEAGGNGLKTVVFSYFRDVLGAVEQALPQPVFGPLSGGVPVARRQRLVDDFTHAEGPAVLLAQIEAGGVGLNLQAASVVVLCEPQVKPTLEHQAVARAHRMGQVRPVQVHRLLATDSVDARLLRILENKTRLFDAYARRSDTADATPDAVDVSDAGIARRIVEEEQLRLATGAA; from the coding sequence ATGGGGGAGGGCGTGGGGGAGGCCGTCGTCGGGCGGCGGGCCCGGGAGCTGTGCGCGCGGGGAGTCCGGCTGCGGGACACCGCGCGTGCCCTGCTCGACGACCATGACCGCGCCCTGGACGCCGTCCGCTCGGCGCTCGCCCCGCTGCGCGACGAACTGGTCGCGGCGGAGCTGGAGTCCATCCCGGTCGCGCGGCTGAAGGACGTCACCGAGGGGCGGCTGCGGCTGGCGGCTCTCGAGGCGGCCGGCCTCACCACCGTCCGCGCCGTCCACCGGGCCGAGCGCTTCGCACTGCGGCAGATCCCCGGAGTCGGCGCCCAGACCGCCGACCAGGCGCTCGCCGCCGCGGGCCAGATCGCCCGCGCGGTCGAGGAGACCGTCTCCGTGCGGGTCGACGTCGACCACCCCGAACCCCGGACCACCGCCCTGGTCGTCGCCCTGCACCGGCTCGTCGAGGCCGGGCCCGAGCTGCGCCGCGCCGTGGACACCGCCCGCCGCGTCGAACACGCGCTCGGCGAGCTGCTGCCCACCGTCCGCCCCGCCACCGGACGGCTGCGGCTCGCCCTCGCGGGACCTCGCCGCCGCGCCGCCGCCCTCGAAGCCGGCGGTGCACTGCGCGCGCTGATCGCCGACGCCGACACCCGTGGCGTCGGCCTGCTGCTCGCGCAGGCCACCACCGACCTGCTGCGCGACCCGGTGTCCGAGATCGAGGCGTGGGTCGACTTCGAGCTGCGGTCCGCCGAGTACTACAGCCAGCTCGTCGAGACCGGCGCACCGCCGGGCGAGGAACAGGCCGCGGACGGCTTCCTGCCGTCCGACGTGGTCGAACGGGTGCGGGCGCAGCCGCTCGACGACACCCACCGCCGGGTCTCGCTGCGCGGCTACCAGTCCTTCGGCGCCCGGTTCGCCCTGGCGCAGCGCCGGGTGGTGCTCGGCGACGAGATGGGGCTCGGCAAGACCGTGCAGGCCATCGCCGCGCTGGCGCATCTCGCGGCCCAGGGGCACAGCCACTTCCTGGTGGTCTGCCCGGCCGGCGTGCTCATCAACTGGACGCGTGAGATCCGCTCCCGCAGCACCCTGCGCGCGCTGCCCGTGCACGGCCCCGAACGCCAGGACGCGCACGCCGAGTGGCGCGAGCGCGGCGGCGTCGCCCTCACCACCTTCGACGTGCTGCACACCCTGCCCGCGCCCGAGGAGGGCGCCGCCCCGGCGATGCTCGTCGTCGACGAGGCGCACTACGTGAAGAACCCCGAGACCCGCCGCGCCCGTTCGGTCGCCGAGTGGGCCGCGGCCTGCGAGCACGTCCTGTTCCTCACCGGCACCCCCATGGAGAACCGGGTGGGTGAGTTCCGCTCCCTGGTGCGGATGGTCCGGCCCGAGCTGGCGCCGGAGATCCGCGACAGCGACGGCGCCGCGGGACCGCAGGTCTTCCGCCGGACGGTCGCCCCCGCCTACCTGCGCCGCAACCAGCGGGACGTGCTGACCGAGCTGCCCGCGCTGCTCCAGGTCGACGAGTGGGCCGAGTTGAGCCCGGCCGACCTGGACGCCTACCGCGCGGCGGTCGCCGCGGGGAACTTCATGGCGATGCGCCGCGCCGCCTACGCCGACCCCGCGCACTCCGCGAAGCTCGGGCGGCTGCGCGAACTGGTCGAGGAAGCGGGCGGCAACGGCCTCAAGACGGTCGTCTTCTCCTACTTCAGGGATGTCCTCGGCGCCGTCGAACAGGCCCTCCCGCAGCCGGTGTTCGGACCGCTGTCCGGTGGGGTGCCGGTCGCCCGGCGGCAGCGCCTGGTCGACGACTTCACGCACGCCGAGGGCCCAGCCGTGCTGCTGGCCCAGATCGAGGCGGGCGGTGTCGGCCTCAACCTGCAGGCCGCGTCCGTCGTCGTGCTGTGCGAACCGCAGGTCAAGCCGACCCTCGAACACCAGGCGGTGGCCCGCGCGCACCGGATGGGCCAGGTCCGCCCGGTCCAGGTGCACCGGCTGCTCGCCACCGACAGCGTCGACGCGCGCCTGCTGCGCATCCTGGAGAACAAGACGCGCCTCTTCGACGCCTACGCCCGCCGCAGCGACACCGCCGACGCCACCCCGGACGCGGTGGACGTCTCGGACGCCGGTATCGCCCGCCGCATCGTGGAGGAGGAACAGCTCCGGCTGGCGACCGGGGCGGCGTAA